One region of Cottoperca gobio chromosome 19, fCotGob3.1, whole genome shotgun sequence genomic DNA includes:
- the arhgap22b gene encoding rho GTPase-activating protein 22 isoform X2, which yields MGPLCCKPDRLKTQHLQGGTGEKDRAPVSHESFLLMANSQTDMDDWVKAIRRVIWAPFGGGIFGQRLEDTVQYEKKFGPRLAPLLVEQCVDFIRDRGLDEEGLFRMPGQANLVKELQEAFDCGDKPLFDSNTDVHTVASLLKLYLRELPEPVIPFSKYEDFLTCAQLLAKDEEEGVQELGRQVNTLPLPNYNLLTYICKFLDEVQSHCGENKMGVQNLATVFGPNILRPKMEDPVTIMEGTSLVQHLMTILIREHNRFYSGRDQEGLFTVTQTELAVQGHQLQHRSLGPWISEEDLQSCPVSNPDQELHSSASSLDAKLCAAVTPTQTPNMNPGPKLGSPSGKGEMVVSPSKQSKNIPSWKYSFKSSSAPRSQPQGKQSSSGSSVADISVSSSGGGGGGGGNWLINGLSSLRGHRRTSSGERSARDRDSTGSSQRLSTYDNVTSSSSMGSVPSVASTPWSTSSCEISVPDSGSEPSANQNCAGGDDGGEKGEWMESQREIDRGKDGGMMADLSSEQDSCEAMELCSSSAACSENGNMAMAAGVPSIIMSEDGDGTNLSLSSLVEGLKDELRKQKTAYDDRIQKLEESSTALCAQMERLEQEMEQERKKQRMLEIKLRNSERAREDAENRNRLLEKEMEDFFSTLGDLALGARTSDI from the exons GTGGAACAGGAGAGAAGGACCGGGCGCCGGTCAGCCATGAGTCCTTCCTGCTCATGGCGAATTCCCAGACAGACATGGACGACTGGGTCAAGGCCATTCGACGGGTCATCTGGGCGCCGTTCGGAGGAG GGATATTCGGCCAGCGTTTAGAGGACACGGTGCAGTATGAGAAGAAGTTTGGCCCCCGGCTGGCCCCCCTGCTGGTGGAGCAGTGTGTGGACTTCATCAGGGACAGGGGATTGGATGAGGAGGGTCTCTTTCGGATGCCGGGACAGGCCAACCTGGTCAAAGAGCTGCAGGAGGCCTTCGACTGCGGCGACAAGCCTCTGTTTGACAG TAATACTGACGTCCACACGGTAGCATCCTTGCTGAAGTTGTACCTGCGAGAGCTGCCTGAACCAGTCATTCCCTTCTCCAAATATGAAGACTTCCTGACCTGTGCACAGCTTTTGGCcaaagatgaggaggag GGGGTCCAGGAGCTGGGAAGGCAAGTTAACACTCTACCTCTACCCAACTACAATCTCCTCACGTACATATGCAA ATTCCTTGATGAAGTCCAGTCCCACTGCGGCGAGAACAAGATGGGCGTCCAGAACCTCGCCACAGTATTCGGACCAAATATCCTTCGACCCAAGATGGAGGACCCGGTCACTATCATGGAAG GTACTTCTCTGGTCCAGCACCTGATGACAATCCTCATTAGGGAACACAACCGCTTTTACTCAGGGAGGGACCAGGAGGGATTATTCACCGTAACCCAAACAGAGCTCGCTGTGCAGGGGCACCAGCTCCAGCACCGCAGCCTGGGACCCTGGATCTCAGAGGAAGACCTCCAGAGCTGCCCGGTGTCCAACCCCGACCAAGAACTGCACAGCAGTGCCTCTTCTCTGGACGCCAAACTGTGTGCAGCCGTCACTCCCACCCAGACCCCGAACATGAACCCTGGACCAAAACTGGGGTCTCCATCAGGGAAAGGAGAGATGGTGGTCAGCCCGAGTAAACAATCCAAGAACATACCTTCCTGGAAATACTCTTTTAAAAGCTCCTCTGCGCCTCGTTCCCAGCCGCAAGGAAAGCAAAGCAGCAGTGGCAGCTCTGTGGCTGATATTAGTGTATCTTCCAGtgggggaggaggtggaggtggaggtaaCTGGCTCATAAATGGGTTGTCCTCCTTGAGGGGACACCGGCGCACATCGTCAGGCGAGCGATCCGCCCGCGATCGTGACTCCACGGGCTCCTCACAGAGACTGTCCACCTACGACAACGTCACGTCTTCCTCGAGCATGGGGAGCGTTCCCAGTGTTGCCAGCACACCGTGGTCCACTTCCTCCTGCGAAATCTCTGTCCCCGACTCAGGCAGTGAGCCCTCAGCCAACCAGAACTGCGCAGGAGGGGATGACGGTGGGGAAAAAGGGGAGTGGATGGAGAGCCAGAGGGAGATTGACAGAGgaaaggatggagggatgatgGCAGACCTGAGCTCTGAGCAGGACAGCTGTGAGGCCATGGAGCTGTGCAGTAGCAGCGCAGCCTGCAGTGAGAATGGAAACATGGCCATGGCGGCCGGGGTGCCGTCCATCATCATGTCCGAGGATGGAGACGGGACAAATCTGTCACTGAGCAGTCTGGTGGAGGGACTGAAAGACGAGTTGAGGAAACAGAAGACTGCTTACGACGACAGGATCCAAAA GCTGGAGGAGTCCAGTACTGCCCTGTGTGCACAGATGGAGCGTTTGGAACAAGAGATGGAGCAGGAAAGGAAAAAGCAACGCATGCTGGAGATCAAACTACGGAACTCGGAGCGGGCGCGGGAGGACGCGGAGAACCGCAACCGGCTTCTtgagaaggagatggaggatTTCTTTTCCACGCTGGGAGATCTGGCCCTGGGTGCGAGGACTAGTGATATTTGA
- the arhgap22b gene encoding rho GTPase-activating protein 22 isoform X3 encodes MPEPVWMNLVKCGFGVYNEKRALLLCSSCSVNYYEYCELSTSCDCCSQSTGIFGQRLEDTVQYEKKFGPRLAPLLVEQCVDFIRDRGLDEEGLFRMPGQANLVKELQEAFDCGDKPLFDSNTDVHTVASLLKLYLRELPEPVIPFSKYEDFLTCAQLLAKDEEEGVQELGRQVNTLPLPNYNLLTYICKFLDEVQSHCGENKMGVQNLATVFGPNILRPKMEDPVTIMEGTSLVQHLMTILIREHNRFYSGRDQEGLFTVTQTELAVQGHQLQHRSLGPWISEEDLQSCPVSNPDQELHSSASSLDAKLCAAVTPTQTPNMNPGPKLGSPSGKGEMVVSPSKQSKNIPSWKYSFKSSSAPRSQPQGKQSSSGSSVADISVSSSGGGGGGGGNWLINGLSSLRGHRRTSSGERSARDRDSTGSSQRLSTYDNVTSSSSMGSVPSVASTPWSTSSCEISVPDSGSEPSANQNCAGGDDGGEKGEWMESQREIDRGKDGGMMADLSSEQDSCEAMELCSSSAACSENGNMAMAAGVPSIIMSEDGDGTNLSLSSLVEGLKDELRKQKTAYDDRIQKLEESSTALCAQMERLEQEMEQERKKQRMLEIKLRNSERAREDAENRNRLLEKEMEDFFSTLGDLALGARTSDI; translated from the exons ATGCCAGAACCGGTTTGGATGAATTTGGTGAAATGTGGGTTTGGGGTGTACAATGAGAAACGCGCTCTGCTGCTGTGCAGCTCGTGCTCGGTGAATTACTACGAATACTGCGAGCTGTCGACCAGCTGCGACTGCTGCAGCCAATCAACAG GGATATTCGGCCAGCGTTTAGAGGACACGGTGCAGTATGAGAAGAAGTTTGGCCCCCGGCTGGCCCCCCTGCTGGTGGAGCAGTGTGTGGACTTCATCAGGGACAGGGGATTGGATGAGGAGGGTCTCTTTCGGATGCCGGGACAGGCCAACCTGGTCAAAGAGCTGCAGGAGGCCTTCGACTGCGGCGACAAGCCTCTGTTTGACAG TAATACTGACGTCCACACGGTAGCATCCTTGCTGAAGTTGTACCTGCGAGAGCTGCCTGAACCAGTCATTCCCTTCTCCAAATATGAAGACTTCCTGACCTGTGCACAGCTTTTGGCcaaagatgaggaggag GGGGTCCAGGAGCTGGGAAGGCAAGTTAACACTCTACCTCTACCCAACTACAATCTCCTCACGTACATATGCAA ATTCCTTGATGAAGTCCAGTCCCACTGCGGCGAGAACAAGATGGGCGTCCAGAACCTCGCCACAGTATTCGGACCAAATATCCTTCGACCCAAGATGGAGGACCCGGTCACTATCATGGAAG GTACTTCTCTGGTCCAGCACCTGATGACAATCCTCATTAGGGAACACAACCGCTTTTACTCAGGGAGGGACCAGGAGGGATTATTCACCGTAACCCAAACAGAGCTCGCTGTGCAGGGGCACCAGCTCCAGCACCGCAGCCTGGGACCCTGGATCTCAGAGGAAGACCTCCAGAGCTGCCCGGTGTCCAACCCCGACCAAGAACTGCACAGCAGTGCCTCTTCTCTGGACGCCAAACTGTGTGCAGCCGTCACTCCCACCCAGACCCCGAACATGAACCCTGGACCAAAACTGGGGTCTCCATCAGGGAAAGGAGAGATGGTGGTCAGCCCGAGTAAACAATCCAAGAACATACCTTCCTGGAAATACTCTTTTAAAAGCTCCTCTGCGCCTCGTTCCCAGCCGCAAGGAAAGCAAAGCAGCAGTGGCAGCTCTGTGGCTGATATTAGTGTATCTTCCAGtgggggaggaggtggaggtggaggtaaCTGGCTCATAAATGGGTTGTCCTCCTTGAGGGGACACCGGCGCACATCGTCAGGCGAGCGATCCGCCCGCGATCGTGACTCCACGGGCTCCTCACAGAGACTGTCCACCTACGACAACGTCACGTCTTCCTCGAGCATGGGGAGCGTTCCCAGTGTTGCCAGCACACCGTGGTCCACTTCCTCCTGCGAAATCTCTGTCCCCGACTCAGGCAGTGAGCCCTCAGCCAACCAGAACTGCGCAGGAGGGGATGACGGTGGGGAAAAAGGGGAGTGGATGGAGAGCCAGAGGGAGATTGACAGAGgaaaggatggagggatgatgGCAGACCTGAGCTCTGAGCAGGACAGCTGTGAGGCCATGGAGCTGTGCAGTAGCAGCGCAGCCTGCAGTGAGAATGGAAACATGGCCATGGCGGCCGGGGTGCCGTCCATCATCATGTCCGAGGATGGAGACGGGACAAATCTGTCACTGAGCAGTCTGGTGGAGGGACTGAAAGACGAGTTGAGGAAACAGAAGACTGCTTACGACGACAGGATCCAAAA GCTGGAGGAGTCCAGTACTGCCCTGTGTGCACAGATGGAGCGTTTGGAACAAGAGATGGAGCAGGAAAGGAAAAAGCAACGCATGCTGGAGATCAAACTACGGAACTCGGAGCGGGCGCGGGAGGACGCGGAGAACCGCAACCGGCTTCTtgagaaggagatggaggatTTCTTTTCCACGCTGGGAGATCTGGCCCTGGGTGCGAGGACTAGTGATATTTGA